The genomic window GGAGGACCGTGCCGTAGTGGTCGCCGGACGGCAGGCCCTTGGTGAGCGGCTCCCAGGTCTCGCCGGCGTCGGTGGTGCGGTAGACGCGGCAGCGGCGTCCGGCGGGCACGCGGTCGGAGTCGGCGTTGATGGGGAAGACGTAGGCGGTGTCGGGGCGGTGCGGGTGGGCGGCCACGGCGAAGCCGAAGTCGGAGGGCAGTCCGGAGCCGATGTCGGTCCACCGGCCGCCGGCGTCGTCGCTGCGGAAGACGCCCCAGTGGTTCTGCAGGTAGAGCCGGTCGACGTCGCCCGCGTCCTGCGCGATCTTGTGCACGCACTGGCCGAACTCCGGGTGCGGGTCGGGCAGGAAGACCGCGGTCACCCCGTCGTTGGCCGGCGCCCAGCTCTCCCCTCCGTCGCGGGAGCGGAAGACGCCCGCCGTGGACACGGCGACCGTCACGGCGTCCGGGTCGCGCGGGTCGGTGACGACGGTGTGCACGGCCTCGCCGCCGCCGCCCGGCACCCAGCGGTCCCGGGTCGGGTGCTCCCACAGCGGGCGGACCAGCTCGAAGGACGCGCCGCCGTCGGCGGAGCGGAAGAGCGCGGCCGGCTCGGTCCCCGCGTACACGACGTCCGGGGAGTGCGCCGGGGCCGGGTGCAGCTGCCAGACCCGCTCCAGCGAAGCCCCGGTGTCCTGGGGGAACTTGACCGCGGGCCGGGTCGGCTCGGTCCAGTGGGCGCCCAGGTCGTCGGAGTGGAAGACGGACGGGCCCCAGTGCGAACTGTCCCCGCCCACCAGGATCCTGGGCGCCGGGCGGCGGGTGTCGATCCCGACGGAGTAGATCGCCTGCGCGTTGAAGTGCGGTTCGTCGAACTCCCAGCGGCCGTCCCGGCCGCGGCCGATGAACAGACCCTTGCGGGTGCCTACGGTCAGGAGCACCTCGGTCATGCCGACACCTCCAGGACGCCGTTGTCGCGGATACGGGCCAGTCTGCACCCGACCACTGACAACGGCCCCCGGAGGCGGCTCCGCCCCAGGTGGGGGGCGTGTTGAAGCGCGTACCCGGGGCTCGCCGAGGGCGTCGCCCGGATCGCCCGGGACCTTCGGCCCGCTCAGATCGCCCAGGCGTACGGGGCCGGGGCGTGGGTCTCGGCGCCGAGCTCGCGCGCGGCCCGGCGGGCCCAGGAGGCGTCGCGGAGCAGTTCGCGGCCGATCAGGACGGCGTCGGCCTCCCCGTTGGCGACGATCTTCTCGGCCTGGTCGCTCTCCGTGATCAGGCCGACGGCGGCGACCGGCAGCCCGGTCTCCGCCTTGACCCGGGCGGCGAACGGCACCTGGTAGCCGGGGGACACCGGGATGCGCGCCGGGCCGCCGTTGCCGCCGGTGGACACGTCGAGGAGGTCGACGCCGTGCTCGCGCAGCAGCGCGGCGAAGCGGACCGTGTCGTCCGCGGTCCAGCCGTGCTCGTCCAGCCAGTCGGTGGCCGAGATGCGGAAGAAGAGGGGCAGCTCCTCGGGCCACACGGCCCGCACGGCGTCGACGACCTCCAGGGCGAAGCGGGTGCGGTTCTCGAAGGAGCCGCCGTAGGCGTCGGTGCGGCGGTTGCTGTGCGGGGAGAGGAACTCGCCGATCAGGTAGCCGTGGGCGCCGTGCACCTCCACGACCTCGAAGCCGGCGGCGAGCGCGCGCCGGGCCGCGTCGGCGAAGCGGGCGGCGACCTCGTGGATCTGCTCGACCGTCAGCTCGGTCGGCACCGGGTGGTCCTCGGCGAACGCGACCGGGCTCGGCCCGACCGGCTGCCAGCCGAGTCCGGTGGCGGGGTCGACGGGGCCGCGGCCCTCCCACGGGCGGTTGGTGGACGCCTTGCGGCCGGCGTGGGCGATCTGGATGCCCGGAACCGTGCCGTGGGCCTTCAGGAAGGTGGTGATCCGCCGCAGGCCCTCGATGTGGACGTCGTCCCAGATGCCGAGGTCGGCGGGGCTGATCCGGCCCTCGGGGGCGACCGCGGTCGCCTCGGTCAGGATGAGCCCGGTGCCGCCCGTGGCGCGGGCCGCGTAGTGGGCGAAGTGCCAGTCGCCGGCGACGCCCGCGAGGGGCCCCGTGGTCTCCGCCGAGTACTGGCACATCGGGGCCATCCACACCCGGTTCGGGACGGTGAGGGACCTCAGCGTGAGGGGCTCGAAGAGGGCGGTGCTCATGGCGGACTCCGTTTCGGCGTCTCCGGTACTGCCTGGAGGGGGCTTACTACGATACTCGTCGTAGTACGGCGCCTGTCAAACTACGAGGATGCTCGTACAATGACCGCACACATTCCCGAGAGCCGCCCGGCAGCACGCACCCCCGGACAGAAGTGGAGCCGCAGCCGTGACGACCGCGACCAACCCCAGGGTCCTGGAACACCCCGCGCGCGAGGACATCCGGCTCGAAGCCGTGCTGCACGCCCTGTCGGACGCCGTCCGGCTGCGGATCGTGCGCTGCATGGCCCTCGCCGAGGACGGAGCCGAGCTCAGCTGCTCCTACTTCGAGCTGCCCGTCACCAAGTCGACCAGCACCCACCACTTCCGGGTGCTGCGCGAGAGCGGCGTCGTCCGCCAGATCTACCGGGGCACCGCCAAGCTCAACATGCTCCGCCGCGACGACCTGGAGGCGCTCTTCCCCGGACTCCTCGACAGCGTCCTCACGGCGGCCGGCGCCCAGGCCGTGCGCCTCGACGACACCGGACCGCACGCCTCCTAGGAGTTCCTGGGGAACTCCCAGGAGCTCCTCAGGGGTCCTCAGGGTCCTGGGAGCCCCCGGGCCGCCGCCCGCAGCCCCGCCCAGTCGGGGATCTTCACGCGCTCGCGGCCCAGCGCGCCGCCCAGCGCCACCTCGGCCCGCTCGATCGCCAGCCAGCCCGCCCAGGGCACCGGCTCGTGCCCCAGCGCCCGCAGCCGCGCCACCGGGTCGTCGGCGACCCGCCGACGCGCCAGGGCCGGGGCGTCGGCCAGGAGGGAGGCGGCGGTCTCCTTGGCGCAGGGGCGGTTGGTGCCGATCACGCCGGTCGGGCCGCGCTTGATCCAGCCCGCCACGTACTCCCCGGGTGAGACCGCCCCGTCCCGCAGCACCCGCCCCTGCGCGTGCGGGACGGTGCCCCGCTCCGCGTCGAAGGGGAGCCCGGGCAGCGGGACGCCCCGGTAGCCGACCGCGCGCAGGACGAGACCGGCCTCGATCTCCTCGTACCGGCCGGTGCCCCGGACTCCGCCGTCGCCGTCCGGCTCGGTCCGCTCGAAGCGGACCCCGGTGACGCGGCCGTCGGTGCCGAGGATCTCCACGGGCCGCAGGAAGAACCGCAGCCGGATGCCGCGCGGGGCGCTGCCGCCGTCGGCCGCCCACCCGCGGACGACCTCCAGGTTGCGCCGGCTGACCGCCGGCAGCGCCGCCAGCGCCGAAGGGTCGGCGCAGGCGGGGTCCAGGGCGAGCTCCGCCGGGTCGACCCGTACCCGGGTGTCCGGCAGCGCGCCGAGTTCGCGCAGTTCCTTGGTGGTGAACTTCGCCTGCCCGGGCCCGCGCCGGGCCACCATGTGCACCTCGCGCACCCCGCTCGCGGCCAGCGCCTCCAGGGCGCCCTGCGGCACGTCGGTCGGCGCCAGCTCCGCGGCCCGCCGCACCAGCAGCCGGGCCACGTCCACCGCCACGTTCCCGGCCCCGACGACCACCGCGCCGGGGCCGTCCAGGCCGAAGCCGTCCCTCGCGGCGTCCGGGTGCGCGCTGTACCAGGAGACGAACTCGGTGGCGGAGAAACTGCCCCGCAGCTCCTCGCCCGGCACCCCGAGCCGCCGGTCGCGGGCGGCGCCGACGCAGTAGACCACCGCGTGGTAGAGCTCCAGGAGGCCGGCCGGGGTGAGCCCGTGCGCCCCCACCTCCACGTCGCCGAGGAAGGAGACGCCCTCGTCCTCCAGGACGGTCCGCAGGTTGCCCTGGAGCGACTTGATCTTCTCGTGGTCGGGTGCGACCCCGTACCGCACCAGGCCGTACGGGCAGGGCAGCCGGTCCAGAACGTGCACCCGGATCCCGGGCACGGCGGTCTGCCGGACCAGCGCCTGGGCGGTGTAGACCCCGCTGGGTCCCGAACCGACGACGGCGACGCGCAGCACGAGGGGTTCCCCTTCCTGCCGGGAGGCTTCCAGCATGGCACCGCCGGGGCCTCCCGGGCCGGTCTACAGGGAGCGCATCCGGTCGATCTCCGCCGTCTGCTGGGCGATGACGTCGTTGGCCATCTCCTCCACGAGCACGTTGTTGCCCTGGCCGAGCACGTCGGCGGCCATGGTCACCGCCCCCTCGTGGTGGGTGATCATCAACCTGATGAAGAGGGCGTCGAACGCCTTCCCCCTGGCGGCGCGCAGTTCGGCCACCTGGGCCTCGCTCGCCATGCCCGGCATGGAGTGGTGGTCGTGGCCCGTCTGGGGGCGGGGACCGCCGTTGTTCTTCAGCCAGCCCTCCATGGCGCCGATCTCCGGCCCCTGCGCCGCCGCGATCCGCTCGGCGACCTTGCGCACCTTCGGCGACGAGGCGCGCTGCGGCACCAGCGAGGTCAGCGTGACGGCCTGCCGGTGGTGCTCGATCATCATCTGGACGTAGGCGTAGTCGGCGCCGTTGGGACGCTCGTCGGGCATCAGCCGGGCCGCCTCCTCGGGGGTGAGCCTCTTCGCCGGCTCACCCGGCTTCCCCGGGGCGACCACCACGGGGCCGCTCGGCGTCCCCGCCGGGCGCGCGGCAGCCCCCGCCCCCGCGTCCGACTCGCACGCGGCGAGCGCCAACGCGGCGGCGACGGCGAGCACTCCGGCGACGGCTCCACGGACACGACGCTTCGACAACACGACCTCCACGGGCACTTCGACGACTTCGAGGGGCTGGAGCGGGTGTTTCTTCATTACGTCTCTGTTGCCATCTGTTGAGATGTGCACACCAAGGAAGATACTGCCGGGGTCCCACCACCGTTCAACTGTGCGACACCAGAGAGGACGGAGTGACTTCGTTGCGTACCACGAGTACCCCGCGCGCACGGATCAGAGGACTGGCCGTGGCGACCGCCGCCGCCGGACTGCTGGTCAGCCTGCTCGCCGCCGGACCCGCGGCCGCCACACCCGACCCCGGCGACGCCACGGCGCAGACGGCCGCCACCGCCGAACAGGCGTCCGAGGCCCGCGCCGCGATCGCCGCCGGGGAGATACCCGGCGTGGACGAGGTCGTCCACAGCCCCAACGTCGAACACCTCGTCAACATCCCGAAGGACGCCCTGAAGGGCATCAACTCGGACCTCGCCTTCCAGGGCAGGTACGCCTTCGCCGGCAACTACGACGGCTTCCGGATCTTCGACATCAGCAACCCGCGGTCGCCCAGGACCGTCGCCCAGGTGCTGTGCCCCGGTTCCCAGAACGACGTGTCCGTCTCCGGGAACCTGCTCTTCCTGTCCACCGACTCCTCGCGCAGCGACAACTCCTGTGCCAGCGTTCCGCAGCCCGCCTCGGTGAAGGAATCCTGGGAGGGCATGAAGATCTTCGACATCAGCGACATCGCCAACCCGAGGTACGTCGCCTCCGTCGAGACCAACTGCGGTTCGCACACCCACACGATCGTGCCCAAGCGCAAGGACGTGTACATCTACGTCTCCTCGTACTCGCCCAACGCCGCCTTCCCCGACTGCCAGCCCCCGCACGACGGCATCTCGGTCATCAAGGTGCCGCGCAAGGCGCCGGAGCTGGCCAAGGTCGTCAACTTCCCGGTCCTCTTCCCCGGCGAGGGCCCGGACGGCGGCGGCAACCCCGGATCGCCCACCAACCCGGGCGTCTCCAAGACCACCGGCTGCCACGACCTGACCGTGCTGCCCAGCGAGGACCTGGCCGCCGGCGCCTGCATGGGTGACGGCATCCTCTTCGACATCGAGGACCCGGAGCACCCCCGGGTCATCGACCGGGTCCAGGACAACGTCAACTTCGCGTTCTGGCACTCCGCGACCTTCAACCAGAAGGCGAACAAGGTCGTCTTCACCGACGAGCTCGGCGGCGGCGGCGCGGCCACCTGCAACGAGACCGTCGGCCCGAACCGCGGCGCGGACGGCATCTACGACATCGTCGGCAAGGGCGACAAGCGCAAGCTCGTCTTCCGCAGCTACTTCAAGATCCCGCGCCACCAGGCCGACACCGAGAACTGCGTCGCCCACAACGGCTCGCTGATCCCGGTCAAGGGCAAGGACATCATGGTCCAGGCCTGGTACCAGGGCGGCGTCTCCGTCTGGGACTTCACCGACTCCCGCCGCCCGAAGGAGATCGCCTACTTCGAGCGCGGCCCGGTCTCCGCGACCACCCTGGCCACCGGCGGCTCCTGGTCCGCCTACTACTACAACGGCTACATCTACTCGAACGACATCGCGAAGGGCTTCGACGTCCTGAAGCTCAGCGACAAGCGCACCGACAAGGCGGCACGGGTCCGGCTCGACGAGCTGAACGTCCAGACCCAGCCGGACTACTTCGACTGACCGGCCCGGTCGCCCCGGCCGGCTACTCCGCCGGCTGCGAGGCCTGACGCGGTACCCGGGCCGACGGGTCCGGTAACGCCGTGCGCAACCCCGGCATGCCGTCGGGCGGACCCCCGCCCGGCGGCATGCCCTGCTCCCAGTCCAGTCCGTAGCGCTGGAACAGCTCGGCGCGCAGCCGGGTCCGCGGCATCGGCGCCCCGGGCAGCAGCACGGCCACCACCGCGCCCATGAGCAGCGCCCGCAGCAGCGGATAGTCCGTGTCCACGTCCTCGGAGCCGTACCGGGTCACCGTGTCCCGCAGCAGCTCCGCGAGCCGCTGCTGCTCGGGACACCGCACGAAGCCCTCGGCCTGCAGGATGCCCGCCATGTGCGTCCGCATGAGCACCGGACGGTCCTCGGCGAGGCCCAGGATCGCGTCGATCGCCCGCGCGAGGCGCTCCCGGCCGTCCTCCGTGCGCGGCTCGCGCTCCAGCGCCTCCTCCAGCGTCAGGTGCATCAGCCGGTGCACCGCGGACTGCAGGAGCTGCCGCTTGCCGGGGAAGTAGTACGAGATGAGGCCACGGGCCGAGCCCGCCCGGGAGGCGATGTCCGCGAGCGTCGTGGCCTCGTACCCGCGCTCGTCGACCAGCTCCACGGTCGCCTGCAGGAGCCGCTCACGGGAGCGCCGCCGAAGCTCTTCATTGACCTGTGCGCTACGCGGGGACATGCTGGACTCCTGCGTTGACTGGCTGGCAGCCAATATACTCAGCGCGTCCTGCCGTCGCGCCCTCGTGGCCGGAAGCGGGACATGCCGTCTGTTCTGGGCGACGCGGGGGATCGTCCAGAACAGGCGGCTTCACTGCCCTTCTCCCATTCTGCTCCCGGTGTCCGCCCCCGGAGCCGCGCCCCTTCTCCGCTCCGCCGCGCGGTACGTGAGGATCGCCACGGCCACGCAGGTCCAGCCGAAGAGCCAGCCGCCCACCACGTCGGACGGCCAGTGCACGCCCAGGTACACCCGGGTCCAGCCGACCCCGACGACCGACACCACGGCCGCCCCGGTGAGCGTGCCCCAGCCCCGCCGGCCCTCGTACCAGTGCAGCGCCAGCACCCAGAGCAGCAGCCCGCAGGTGACGGTGGCCGTCATGGCGTGGCCGGAGGGGAACGCGGAGTAGTTCGCGGAGTCCACCGGATCCGGCCAGCTGGGCCGCTCCCGTCCCACCGCCGCCTTCAGGCCCTGCTGGAGGCCCACGGTGAGCAGGCTGGTGCCCGCGACCCACAGCGCGAGCAGCCGCTCGCGCCGCCACCACAGCCACCCCACGGTGACGGCGGCCAGCGCGCGCATGGTCCACGGGTCCCAGACCCAGTCGCTCAGGATCCGGTTGAGATGGGTCAGCCCCGGCTCGGCGACGGCACTGCGGTGCAGGGCCTCGGCGATGTCCCGGTCCAACGAGAGCAGCGGGGGCCACCCCACGGCCACCAGGACGAGCAGCAGCACGGCCAGGGCGCCGGAGACGGCGGCGGAGATGCGCATGGGCCCGATCCTGCCCGACGCCCCACCGGAGCCGTGCGACCGCCCCCGCGGTCGGCTACCCGAGCGCCCTCAGCGCGGGCACGAAGGCCACCAGCACCGGGACCACCGGGACCAGGGCGGCCGCGGCCGTCAGCCGGAGCCGACGGGCCGCCGTGAGGCGCGGGGCGGCGGCCAGCAGCCGGTCGACGCGCTGCGGGAGTCCCGCGTCCGGGGCCGGTCCGGGGCCGAACACCCCGCGGTCCTCGTTGAGTTCGACCAGGGCGAGCGCGATCGTCAGCCGGCCGAAGCGACGCGAGGCCACGTCGTCCGCCGCCAGCTCCACCAGCCGGTGCATCTCGCCGCGGAAGGCCGCGAAGACCGGCACCCCCGGGAAGCCGTCGGCCAGCGCCGCCGAGCAGTGCAGCAGCCAGTCGTGCCGCGCCCGGGCGTGTCCCTGCTCGTGCGCGAGGACCGCGTCGAGCTGCCGGCCCTTCAGCCGGCGCAGCGCCCCCGTGGTGATGACCAGGCGCGGCGTCCCGCCCGGCAGCCACCAGGCGTCGGCGCGCTCGCCCTCCAGGATCACCACGCGCTCGCCGTCCGTGGCCTCCTCGCCCGGCAACAGCGGCGCCCGCACCAGCAGTTCGCAGCGGCGCTGCCTGCGACGGGCCCGCGCGCGGCCGATCTCGCGGCCCAGCATCGCGCCGGTCCACAGCCCGCCGGCCGCGAGCAGCACGGCGAGCACCGCGGACCAGGGCCGGCTGGCGCCCAGCTCGTACGCCTCGACGACGGCGTGCGGGGCGGGCGCGAAGACCTGGCCGCGCACGGCCTGCCAGGCCGCGGCCGCGCTGAACGTCATCGACAGCGCGAAGCTCAGCAGCACCGCCGCCACCACGCACTGCCACACCCAGAGCGCCACCACGGGTTCCCGCTCCGCCCAGTCGGCCCGCGACAGGAGCCGCGGGGCCACGACGGCGGTCAGGACGCCGAGCGCGAGCAGCGCGAGGGAGACCAACATGGCGCCAGCCTATGAGCCGGTACCACGCGGGGGTATGCCCTTGCCGATCAAGTGACGCACGCCACGTTTACCCCCGCACCGCCCGCCCCGCGGTCCCCTCAGAGGGTGAGGAGCATCGCCAGCATCGCGAGCGCCATCGACAGCCGGCACACCAGCAGCAGCTCCGGCCCGGCCGCCCGCCCCGCGCCGCCCGCCCGCGCCGCACCGGCGGCGCCCGCCGGCACCGCCACCGGCACCAGCCGCGTCCCCGACCGCAGCACGTACACCCCGAAGTAGGCGAGCAGCGCTCCCGTCAGCAGGGGGACGCCCGCGGTGCCCGCGGCCCCGTGCCCCGCGTGCGCCCCCGCACCGGGCGCCGCGACCATCGCCACGGCCATGTAGACCATCGCCAGCGAGCCGACCAGATGGTGCAGATGGTGACCGCCCCGCCGCAGGGCGCCGAGCAGGCCCGCCAGGGCCGCGAGCCCGAACACCCCCGCGTACAGCACGAGCACCCACTCCGGCGGGGCCACCACCGTCGCGGGCAGTGCCATCGCCGCCATCCCGAAGCCCATCACGGCCTCGCCCGCGGCGGCCCGGCGCTCCTCCCCGGAGCCGCGCCGCACGCGCCGCAGGCAGTACGCCCCGCCGGCCGCGCACACCAGCACGAGCAGCCAGCCGGACAGAGCCGGTCCCTGCACGACGGACCCCTCCTCGCCGACCGCTGACCCTCCCGACCCCGAGTGCATGCCCGGCCCCCGGCGCGGCTACGCGGGCGCAGAGGCGCGCACGGGTGTACAAGGGGGAGTGCGGGGCGCGCGTTAGGCTCGGGGCGATCGCGTCCGCCGATCGCCCGCGCCCGAGGGGAGCCCCGCACACCATGGACACCGCCGAGTCCCAGCACACCGGCAGCATCACCTACCGCGACGCCGTGACGGACGACGTCCCGGCGCTCGTCCCGCTCGTCGAGTC from Streptomyces showdoensis includes these protein-coding regions:
- a CDS encoding WD40/YVTN/BNR-like repeat-containing protein, which translates into the protein MTEVLLTVGTRKGLFIGRGRDGRWEFDEPHFNAQAIYSVGIDTRRPAPRILVGGDSSHWGPSVFHSDDLGAHWTEPTRPAVKFPQDTGASLERVWQLHPAPAHSPDVVYAGTEPAALFRSADGGASFELVRPLWEHPTRDRWVPGGGGEAVHTVVTDPRDPDAVTVAVSTAGVFRSRDGGESWAPANDGVTAVFLPDPHPEFGQCVHKIAQDAGDVDRLYLQNHWGVFRSDDAGGRWTDIGSGLPSDFGFAVAAHPHRPDTAYVFPINADSDRVPAGRRCRVYRTTDAGETWEPLTKGLPSGDHYGTVLRDALCTDDGDPAGVYFGNRNGEVYASADDGDSWQLLAEHLPDVLCVRAAVIG
- a CDS encoding DUF305 domain-containing protein, whose protein sequence is MKKHPLQPLEVVEVPVEVVLSKRRVRGAVAGVLAVAAALALAACESDAGAGAAARPAGTPSGPVVVAPGKPGEPAKRLTPEEAARLMPDERPNGADYAYVQMMIEHHRQAVTLTSLVPQRASSPKVRKVAERIAAAQGPEIGAMEGWLKNNGGPRPQTGHDHHSMPGMASEAQVAELRAARGKAFDALFIRLMITHHEGAVTMAADVLGQGNNVLVEEMANDVIAQQTAEIDRMRSL
- a CDS encoding LVIVD repeat-containing protein, with product MTSLRTTSTPRARIRGLAVATAAAGLLVSLLAAGPAAATPDPGDATAQTAATAEQASEARAAIAAGEIPGVDEVVHSPNVEHLVNIPKDALKGINSDLAFQGRYAFAGNYDGFRIFDISNPRSPRTVAQVLCPGSQNDVSVSGNLLFLSTDSSRSDNSCASVPQPASVKESWEGMKIFDISDIANPRYVASVETNCGSHTHTIVPKRKDVYIYVSSYSPNAAFPDCQPPHDGISVIKVPRKAPELAKVVNFPVLFPGEGPDGGGNPGSPTNPGVSKTTGCHDLTVLPSEDLAAGACMGDGILFDIEDPEHPRVIDRVQDNVNFAFWHSATFNQKANKVVFTDELGGGGAATCNETVGPNRGADGIYDIVGKGDKRKLVFRSYFKIPRHQADTENCVAHNGSLIPVKGKDIMVQAWYQGGVSVWDFTDSRRPKEIAYFERGPVSATTLATGGSWSAYYYNGYIYSNDIAKGFDVLKLSDKRTDKAARVRLDELNVQTQPDYFD
- a CDS encoding FAD-dependent oxidoreductase codes for the protein MLRVAVVGSGPSGVYTAQALVRQTAVPGIRVHVLDRLPCPYGLVRYGVAPDHEKIKSLQGNLRTVLEDEGVSFLGDVEVGAHGLTPAGLLELYHAVVYCVGAARDRRLGVPGEELRGSFSATEFVSWYSAHPDAARDGFGLDGPGAVVVGAGNVAVDVARLLVRRAAELAPTDVPQGALEALAASGVREVHMVARRGPGQAKFTTKELRELGALPDTRVRVDPAELALDPACADPSALAALPAVSRRNLEVVRGWAADGGSAPRGIRLRFFLRPVEILGTDGRVTGVRFERTEPDGDGGVRGTGRYEEIEAGLVLRAVGYRGVPLPGLPFDAERGTVPHAQGRVLRDGAVSPGEYVAGWIKRGPTGVIGTNRPCAKETAASLLADAPALARRRVADDPVARLRALGHEPVPWAGWLAIERAEVALGGALGRERVKIPDWAGLRAAARGLPGP
- a CDS encoding phosphatase PAP2 family protein, translating into MRISAAVSGALAVLLLVLVAVGWPPLLSLDRDIAEALHRSAVAEPGLTHLNRILSDWVWDPWTMRALAAVTVGWLWWRRERLLALWVAGTSLLTVGLQQGLKAAVGRERPSWPDPVDSANYSAFPSGHAMTATVTCGLLLWVLALHWYEGRRGWGTLTGAAVVSVVGVGWTRVYLGVHWPSDVVGGWLFGWTCVAVAILTYRAAERRRGAAPGADTGSRMGEGQ
- a CDS encoding M56 family metallopeptidase; protein product: MLVSLALLALGVLTAVVAPRLLSRADWAEREPVVALWVWQCVVAAVLLSFALSMTFSAAAAWQAVRGQVFAPAPHAVVEAYELGASRPWSAVLAVLLAAGGLWTGAMLGREIGRARARRRQRRCELLVRAPLLPGEEATDGERVVILEGERADAWWLPGGTPRLVITTGALRRLKGRQLDAVLAHEQGHARARHDWLLHCSAALADGFPGVPVFAAFRGEMHRLVELAADDVASRRFGRLTIALALVELNEDRGVFGPGPAPDAGLPQRVDRLLAAAPRLTAARRLRLTAAAALVPVVPVLVAFVPALRALG
- a CDS encoding DUF5134 domain-containing protein; the protein is MQGPALSGWLLVLVCAAGGAYCLRRVRRGSGEERRAAAGEAVMGFGMAAMALPATVVAPPEWVLVLYAGVFGLAALAGLLGALRRGGHHLHHLVGSLAMVYMAVAMVAAPGAGAHAGHGAAGTAGVPLLTGALLAYFGVYVLRSGTRLVPVAVPAGAAGAARAGGAGRAAGPELLLVCRLSMALAMLAMLLTL
- a CDS encoding NADH:flavin oxidoreductase/NADH oxidase, whose protein sequence is MSTALFEPLTLRSLTVPNRVWMAPMCQYSAETTGPLAGVAGDWHFAHYAARATGGTGLILTEATAVAPEGRISPADLGIWDDVHIEGLRRITTFLKAHGTVPGIQIAHAGRKASTNRPWEGRGPVDPATGLGWQPVGPSPVAFAEDHPVPTELTVEQIHEVAARFADAARRALAAGFEVVEVHGAHGYLIGEFLSPHSNRRTDAYGGSFENRTRFALEVVDAVRAVWPEELPLFFRISATDWLDEHGWTADDTVRFAALLREHGVDLLDVSTGGNGGPARIPVSPGYQVPFAARVKAETGLPVAAVGLITESDQAEKIVANGEADAVLIGRELLRDASWARRAARELGAETHAPAPYAWAI
- a CDS encoding ArsR/SmtB family transcription factor; protein product: MTTATNPRVLEHPAREDIRLEAVLHALSDAVRLRIVRCMALAEDGAELSCSYFELPVTKSTSTHHFRVLRESGVVRQIYRGTAKLNMLRRDDLEALFPGLLDSVLTAAGAQAVRLDDTGPHAS
- a CDS encoding TetR/AcrR family transcriptional regulator, with the translated sequence MSPRSAQVNEELRRRSRERLLQATVELVDERGYEATTLADIASRAGSARGLISYYFPGKRQLLQSAVHRLMHLTLEEALEREPRTEDGRERLARAIDAILGLAEDRPVLMRTHMAGILQAEGFVRCPEQQRLAELLRDTVTRYGSEDVDTDYPLLRALLMGAVVAVLLPGAPMPRTRLRAELFQRYGLDWEQGMPPGGGPPDGMPGLRTALPDPSARVPRQASQPAE